Below is a genomic region from Trichomycterus rosablanca isolate fTriRos1 chromosome 15, fTriRos1.hap1, whole genome shotgun sequence.
gtggtcacaggacgctgtccacggggcgctgttgggtggatgtttttggttggtggactattctcagtccagcagtgacagtgaggtgtttataaactccactcataccagcacaacacacactaacacaccaccaccatgtcagtgtcactgcagtgctgagaatcatccacctgctctgtggggtcctgaccattgaagaacagggtaaaagagaaacagatggactacagtcagtaattgtagaactacaaagtgctcctatatggtaagtgaagctgagtgtagaaacaaggaggtggtcatattgttatggctgatctagtTTCTAAAAGCAAAACTACGTCTTTATTTAAgaattaatgttataaattatatattatatataagagGCGGGTCTTACCTCAATTCGGCGAGTCACGGCGGTCGGTCGGTCAGTAAATAAGAAAAGAAGAAGCTGCTCAgagtttttaagttctttatttcCCACGCAGATTTGGCAACGTTCATCCTTCCTCGTCTTGCTTTGGTCAAAGCGCCTTGAAAGGAACATGAATCAAAAGTTCCACGCCCCTCAAGAGCGAAGTTCATCGATTTGCGCAACAACAACGATCCTCCCAACACGACTGcaaaaacatatacagtgggggaaataagtatttgatcccctgctgattttgtaagtttacccccttacaaagacttgaacagtctataatttttatggaaggtttattttaacagagagagacagaatatcaacaacaaatccagaaaaaaaacattaaataaaagttataaattaatttgtatttaattaagggaaataagtatttgatcccctaccaaccagcaagaattctgaaccccacagaccggttatgtgcacaaaaggcacacaaattagtcctgtccctgtataaaagacacctgtcacagaatcagtttcttccgttcaaatctctccaccaccatgggcaagaccaaagagctatcaaaggacgtcagggacaagattgtagacctgcacaaggctggaatgggctacaagaccatcagcaagatgcTTGGTgaaaaagagaccactgttggtgcgataattcgaaaatggaagaaatacaagatcacagtcaatcaccctcgctctggagctccatgcaagatctcacctggtggggtaagaatgattctgagaaaggtgaggtcagcccagaattacatgggaggagcttgtcaatgatctcaagggagctgggagcagagaaatgctggatatgaccccaagaacaccatccccactgggcatttctctgcctccaaacacggcgagtggagttgatgccaaagagctaaattttggtctcatctgaccatatcacattctcccaagctttctctgaatcattcaggtgttcattggcaaacttcagacgggcctgtacatgagccttcttgagcagagggactttgcgggcactgcaggatcttaATCCATTACGgcaaagtgtgttactaatggttttcttggtgactgtgctcccagctcccttgagatcattgacaagctcctcccgtgtaattctggactgacctcacctttctcagaatcattcttaccccaccaggtgagatcttgcatggagctccagagcgagggcgattgactgtgatcttgtatttcttccattttcgaattatcgcaccaacagtggtctctttctcaccaaacttcttgctgatggtcttgtagcccattccagccttgtgcaggtctacaatcttgtccctgacgtcctttgatagctctttggtcttgcccatggtggtcgagagatttgaacggaagaaactgattctgttacaggagtcttttatacagggacaggactaatttgtgagccttttgtgcacataaccggtctgtgggggtcagaattcttgctggttggtaggggatcaaatacttatttcccttaattaaatacaaattaattcataacttttatttaatgttttttttctggattttttgttgatattctgtctctgtctgttaaaataaaccttccataaaaattttagactgttcaagtctttgtaagggggtaaacttacaaaatcagcaggggatcaaatacttatttcccccactgtatacagtaaATGTAATCAATCATATCACTCAATAATATCTACTAAAATCAATCATTTGGAGAAATACAGTAAACATTTAGTATATGAATATGAATGCCTGGGTTCAGAACACTTTGGAAAACCCTCAACCGTCAACGCAGTTCGTCACTGCACCCACAGACGCACAAAGCAAACATGAATAACCTACTGAAACGGAACCAAAGCGGAGCTCATACAGCACCTTGACAAACAGATGCTTcctagcactatcgcctcacagcaaaaagggtctgggttcgattctccaCTTCTTTGTGTGGTTTCCACCTGGCTGTAAATGACTGAGCAATGTAGTTAAAAACATCCAGCTTCCCAACagcctgtttattattattaaaacatttcaacATTACATTTCGTGTGTTAGCATTATCGTTAGCATTATTCATGGTGTTAATAGCAACATGATTagcattatttattaacatagtTAACCATCAAGCATTATGCtgttgtgataaatatagcctcATGGGGTCGGGAGGGCTTCGGAAAATCATTTTcatttaacacagtctaccgctGTATGAAGAAATGggtattgtaataataataatactaatactaataatattattaataataacaataataataatagtaataataataataacaacaatcataatagtaataataataaaaataataacaataataatattaatattaattgtaattataataataataacaataataataaaaaagcaataacactaacaacaaaaaacaataagaaatacaatacaataaaataatataaattataataataatttgtaatagtaatataataatagcataaaaataataataataatatcaattttaataataaaaagtaatgataccaataataatacaaataaataataatattaccattgataataataaaataataacaattaataataataataataataataataataataataataataattaataataataataattgttgtttAGAACCGTTGTTCCCTGAACCATCCTCTTCATTTCATACTCAATCAAGTCATCGGATCACGTGTCGACATCCACCATCAGTTCTGGTTTCTCACCATCTTTAAAACATGTAAAGTTGAAATCTGTTTTATTGGAGGTTCTTGAGGAGGACGGCTTGTTCAGTGGCTTGAAATAAAAGTACTTACTGTTAGAGTTTCGTACTCGGGATCCAGAGTCGCGTACGTATCATCAGGAGGACTGGAGTGAGCGGTCTGAAGAAAATGAAGAACAATTTTTATGAGATCATTAAGATTGTTTTAATTGTGACTTTTATAGAGACACTTACTATCAGAGTGCCGTATTCATCGTTGGAGGACCTGGACGATGGATCGAGAGCTGCGTACGTCTCAGCATCAGCATCAGCATCCTGAACGAAGGACACAAGCAGTTCGAGTCTTGaagctattattatattatagacactctatgatcaaaagtattcaggttaatcagacagtgaatgaatgaatgacacaAACTCGGTATCATTGgcgtgtccacaaacttttgttaTCTGTAGTTCTATACAATCACCTTATGATCACGTTGATCCTTCTGTCTCATCTGCATCTTCCTTCTGCTCTCACagtaaaacaaaatatataaatatatttaaaatctcacaaaaattacaaacaccaggctttttttttacctccagCAGAAAAACCCAACAAAACCAGCTGCCACTAAACACAATCCAACTCCTACAGCGATACAGACAGTCATGGAATATCCTACAGAAGAATCAAAAACACTCTTATAAAACACCATTAAATCTTAACACGCCTTTAACACGAACAGCAGCGTGATCACACGTACCACCGTTCATGGTAATGAACAGCGCCGCCGCCGTCTGCTCCCCGAGTTTATTCTGAGCCAGGCAGTAGTAGGATTCACCCGGCCGAGCACCGTAACTCTGTCCAGATCCTACAGCTGAGCTTCCACCTTCTTTATACCAGACGTAGCTCTCCACAGGGGGGTCAGCATCAGCACTGCAGGTCAGATTCACTAAACCGCTCTGATCAGGTTCAGCAGAGGAACTGACCGACACCGAGACTCTTTTAGGAGGATCTGAAACGATCAAATTGTAaaagtattaaatataaataggtTAAGGATGAGGTGGTGAAATTTCCTGCACATGCTCAGTCGACCACTTACACAAAACCTTTACAGCTACAGGACCAGAGTATTTAAACTGGTTCTTATAGCTGCACTTGCACTTGTACTCTCCACCATCCTCAGAGCTGATGTTCCTTACAGTGAGGGTTTCTCCACTTCCTTTATAGGTTTGTTCTTTATACCAGGTGTAGTTCTCCACAGGGGGGTTAGAAACAGCGCTGCAGGTCAGAGTCACCGAACTGCCCTCCGTTATTTCACCTGAAAGTTCGACAGACACCGAGATGCTCCTCGGAGGATCTAGAGGTAAAACAAACTGTAATTCAGACATAAATGTTCTCTCATTTGATCTTTAAATAATGAGATTTTAAAGGAGAAAAAACTTAAATGTATAGAAGTGAATAAAGTTTATAATGGAGCATCATCAGTAACTTACAGTGAACATCAATATTTACAGCAGTGGAGTACTGATCTCTGTGTTCATTCCTGGCCAGACATTTATATTCTCCACTCTCATCAGATCTGATCTTGTGGATTGTAAATGTTTCTCCTGTTTCTTTGTAGCTCGTTCCTTTATACCACTGATACGAGGCGGCTGGTTTAGCATCACTGCTGCAGGTCAGAGTTACTGAACTTCCCTCCATTATTTCACCTGAAGGACTGATGGACGCTGAGACGTTTTTTGGAGGATCTGAAACGATCAAATTGTAaaagtattaaatataaataggtTAAGGATGAGGTGGTGAAATTTCCTGCACATGCTCAGTCGACCACTTACACAAAACCTTTACAGCTACAGGACCAGAGTATTTAAACTGGTTCTTATAGCTGGTCATGCACTTGTACTCTCCACCATCCTCAGAGCTGATGTTCCTAACAGTGAGGGTTTCTCCACTTCCTTTATAGGTTTGTTCTTTATACCAGGTGTAGTTCTCCACAGGGGGGTTAGAAACAGCGCTGCAGGTCAGATTTACTGAACTGCCCTCCATTATTTCACCTGAAGGACTGACGGACACTGAGATGTTTTTTGGAGGATctgaaagaaagaatgaaagaagAGCTATGTTAAAATGAATTAGGCAGATCTTTAGACTTGGTTCAACTAATTCTAGAAACATAATATTACATATTAGTCcagcctatttttgtgcattttccacCTGAATGCCATGATGATATTTTACCATGCTCAAATGATGATAAAACCCCCAACAAAATGTAAGTTTCAGTGAGTGTAAGTAGGAATGTAGGTCTGCAATGCCATTACCAACACTTTATTCCTgtggcaaatgttgtttactATCACCATCCAAAATTTTTAGcttctaactaattctgatTTGGAGTTATTACAGTAAGAGTAAAAGGAGGCCTCATTTGAATCCAAATTtctccaaagctttccaacCCCCAAAAAAACCAGATTATACTGCAGACAAAATGTGtacgattatttatttatactttataatgtaattattttaaacattagtGTGTTTTTGGCTGTAAAACTGTCTGAAATGTGATCGTGAGATTGTGCTGATTTGTTTGGTATAAATATTGTCAGTATTAATACAAGTACACtcttataataatacaaaatgttaACATTGTAATTCTGTTAGAATTTATCAGACCTGcaattcttttgtgttttaaggagaacttataaacaaaataagcttaATGTTTATGTTGCTTAAAAGTAGAGATTTTAAGCTATCAAAAGGTACCTTATTCATCAGCAAGGGATATGTTGACGATGAAAAACTTACAGAAAGAATTCTTGTTCAGCGATGGGGTTAATGATGGATTAATAATGGAGTCTTACATACAATCAGTCTGGCTTTGTTACTTTTTCCCTACTGAAATATTTCAACAGCTTTTAGCATCTTTCTTTGAATTGGCTCAGATTGGGGCCTAGTGTTACTGTAGAACCTTTAATGTGACTGAATTGAAAAGCACACCAGGCTGTGCTTGTGTTTTAAAGCTAAATTGTCTTGGTGATTACATTGAGTGTCTGAGGGGGCAGTTTCTCCAGCACTCACAGGTCAGTAAAATCCTTTAGTAAGAAGCTTCAGTGTTGGTGCGTTTatgaggatgaatgaatgaatctgtaCTTACATCCTACATTAAGAGTCACAGCAGAGGAGCGATGATCTCTAACAGCACAGTAATAACGACCTCCATCCTCTATCTTGACTGGCCACAGATGAAGATCGGTGTAGTAGGAGTGGTAGTAGGTGGTTGTGGTTTGTAGTTGTTGTTGATTTCTGTACCAGGTGAATGTTGGATTATCAGTCAGTCTGCAGGTTGTTTCACATGTGAGATTTACTGCAGTTCCTTCTTCTACTTCCTCTGGACCCCCCACCTGAAGATCTGAGAAcgtgaggagaacatgcagtgAATGATTTTACACATTTAATTATCAAACCTATCTGCTGTTTaactacagtactgtgaaaaagtatttgccccctcttCATTTCCTCTATTCTCACATTTTAAATTCTCATACACAATGTCATACTAGAAGACAAAGTAAGTTAGgggtaaaccagcaaccttctaattattagtccagtaccttaaccactgacttCAGAATTGTCTAGACTGCTTGTCTTTTCCAGCTACTCCTGTATTTAGGCGATTGTAATTGTGTCCTGCCAATGCCGGATGAATCGTGATTACCAGTGAATGTAGTACAGTGAGTTATTTATCTGATGTCTCACCTGTAACGTGAAGCTGAACTCCATCTGTATTTTCATATTTTCCTTCAGgtttatcagttaaaaatcTGAAGTAATACATTGTTTGGTCTTTTTCTGTAACATCAGTCAGTTTGAGagtgcatttattatttttgtctccGATGTACTGAACTCTACCTCTGTACTCCGGGTCTGAAGCCAGATCAGGAGGCTCTATACCTTCTCCAAGCCGCTCTTTACTCCAGAAAACTGTTTGAACTGTGTAACCAGGTGGGTATGTGTAAGTGCAGTCCATGATCACTGTAGATCCCTTAAGAGCACAAATAGATTTCTGAGTGTAAGTCACACCCCATACCCACTGAGCATCAACGACTCCTGCAACACACATAAATGGATCGGTCATGCTCAGATTGTACTAAATCAGTAAGAAACGCTGCATAAATCATCCACTGCAGAACCTAAACTAatatcagcactggtgtgctagcatgttttaccaccttgTTCTCATTTTAGTAGTATTTACACTATATAAGAAGCATATTTAATGACTAagacatataatataataagatTTAGCACAGAGAATTTAAAAATGTCTAGGAATGTTTTGGCACTGATGGATGAATCATGATCACCAGTGAATGTAGTACAGTGAGTTATTTATCTGATGTCTCACCTGTAACGTGAAGATGAACTCCATCTATACCTTGATACTTTCCTCCTGGTTTATCAGTTATAAATCTGAAGTAATATTTCCTTTGGTCTTTTTCTGTAACATCAGTCAGTTTGAGagtgcatttattatttttgtctccGATGTACTGAACTCTACCTCTGTACTCCGGGTCTGAAGCCAGATCAGGAGGCTCTATACCATCTCCATGCAGCTCTTTACTCCAGAAAACTGTTTGAACTTTGTAACCAGGTGGGTATGTGTAAGTGCAGTCCATGATCACTGTAGATCCCTTTTCAGCACTGATAGATTTTAGAGTGTAAGTCACACCCCATCCATCCTGAGCATCAGTGATTCctgcaacacaacacaacacagacATAGATCATTCATGTTCAGTTCTTCTGCATCAAAAAAGCCTGCTTTAATTCTCAAGCTTGATGTTTAAGGGTTAACAGGGTGAGTTTGCACAGTGTACATATCATATCAGGGTCAATATTGATAAAAAAAAGACTTAAACCTCTCtaggaaatgtattttataaatgaacagaaataaaCCTTTTAAAGATCTGTGGCTTACCGAACATGCTGATGAGTAACAGCAGAGAAACAGGACGTGTAATTCTGGGTATCATCACCACGgcctgtacataaaaacacagtgttatttattagtggtggtaaattcgcttcattttatggactcgggttagtctgagtcacttatgtactgacatcttgattgcgattgatttactgcatgaaaatgccaaatatcacttgtctacCATGCactctcttggcacctcacacttctcttgtcagtgagaagttgacacttttttcttagtggaatcttgatcatggggtaTAGTGACTATGGGGTATAGTGATAGTGGGGTAGAgaggggtggactcacctaccaatcagatgggtatattaatgggtctaGGGTTCGAGGGttatggtcaacaacaaattgccatggtaacttgagccagtcaggcagccacagtggcaccaaaacaagaggatcctaataagtcaatgacttagaaGGCAGGTTATTGGAACGCgcccgattccatcgggtttcgcgtttagcatttagcatcttgccattaaaaccaatggaatgaggtgggacggtgctaacatgtcaatataacatctcgattcgtgtacagaaaactgttacatttgcagacaagcccaaacttgcaaagaaaaacactcgttaaaaatcaataattatttatttacatttgagagaattctgggattgtcttcatcactaaggacgctttcgAGTCTCACTCGTTCTGCCTTAGCATTGTGCTTAGTGACTAAGGCATCTAAGTAACTAAGAAATCTCGGATTTGgaacaggtgtatagctgctcttttgtttgtatagttttttttaaataatgtttactacttgaataggttttgattgtgaaataaaattttaaatgaccaattttgtcaatcctgttaattgcctcatgtgatattgaagctttcttagtttaatgctcagtttcaaccgagtacaaagatgtagcttgtcaaTCTCTTGCTTGTCAAAacccttgtaggcaccaccctttttcacagatgagccttttatttagagtaagatacatgcatcattaatattattaataatgtggtgaaaattcctgcattttttaaatatcgcAGTATAATCGCAGGAAAAAAAATtatcgcaatgtcagttttttccaatatcgtgcagccctaattttgatgttttgcttacaagaaaatattgTTATGAGGGGGAcaaaggacccaaggatgcagaggacttaacaaaaaaaaatgcttttatttaacaaataataaacataatacacaataaaacaaataaagagaacaaaaagaaacacaaagaaaaagagaggggaagcgcgaggcgcgaacccaggtCTCTTGTCTCCAGACCAGGAGCTGTAGCACACTGTTAGACATTTCTGTAATTTCTACAGTTATTAACCACATACCACacagtaaaatactgtaaatagtttttacagtacataacagtATTTTCCACTGCATCATGACAATTTTGCCTGATGCCAAATACTGAATACAgagatttactgtatttttgacattgaggtaaattactgtaattaccTTTGGCGCCAAACGATTTTATTGACAAGATTCAACCTAATTTTCAGCTGTGAGAGTTTTGAACTGACATTGTTTGCCTAACGGTTCAGCTTCGGAATATACGGAACCAGCACATTATCTCAAGTTTTGCGGGAAGGAGTTCAGGAGAGGTGCGCACACAGAAACAGTTCGGCTATGATGGATGGAGCCGCAGTGGAGCAGCAGGGGTGCTGAGACCCTTGAAGAGGATTTTTTACACCAAAACTGGGAACCAgcaaaaaataaaggtaaagagtCTACGACAGTTAcgacaataaattaaaaatagtcACGGTTATCGGGTCTGTTGTGCACTATAGGAGCGTTAGCATTACTTGTGGGCAACTTTTTTCcaagtaaaacaagtaaacgTTCCATTTTACAAATGACTGTGAGTTTCATGTTTAAAAGCTACGTTAGTCAGGTTAGGTGAAATTTACGACACGACAGCGCTAGCATAGTAGCTAATCTCCTGCGACGCTGTAAACTGTGACATCGTTTAACAGTCGCCACAGGATCCTTACAAAACATTGTAATGTTCAGAAAGATTAGATTTATTTTGAGGATTCTGTATTGAATTGCATAGAACTGTTAAAGATGATCTTTCTGTGATTACAGGTGAACAATGCTGAATGGATTGTTAATGGAAAAGAACTAGGCAGGTTCCAGGTTGAGAAGTGGTTTACCTCACTACGTTTGCTATCTGAACCTATAGGAACACGCTTCATTTCATGTTAAGTCGGGTATGTTTTATAAGTTAAGTCGGGTATGTTTTATACCAAAACTACTGTGTTTCTGTAACCCTGCATTTCTGAAGCTCTTGTGTTATTTCTAATGTAAGTTCACCTACATTCATTGTTCATTGTTGTACTATGCATTCAATACTGAATTATTTAacagtaaaagtgtttttctgtaatatgaattaacatgaattttgtacatgttaTGTTAATGCACATTGTgttcttttaaatgtgttgtttaaaatgtattttgaaagttgcatggattaaagtaagaatgtttttaaggaaattctgtacttgtacatgttttTGTTGAAAGTGCTTTAAGCATTTGCagtgatttaaataaagaatttgatatgttgcaataattgtctgtgtggattaaatAGCAGTAGTGTGTAAGTTATAAGTCAAATAAGCACaatttactgatttttaaaaaaatttaaattaaatttaacaaTTAATTACAGTATTGTACAGTTAACCTAAGTTGTTACTGTGGTGttactgtaaaatgcaattacagtaacattaagttactgtaaaataaaatacagttatggtACTGTAAATTTGACAGTGTTGCCAGTAAGTTACTGTAAAAACCCTTTGAAATGTCTAACAGTGCAGCCtgccacagcagcgctaatggcAGGCTCACTCCCGGCACTGAAGAGgcaaagagtgggttcgcgagGTGGAACACCTCACGCTAAAGGACGGAGAGGAAGGGGGACACCGGCAATATGGCAACCAGGTTTGGCACGGTCGCCAGCAAAGTGCTGGAGAGCACCGTGCCATTACCGAGTGCGAACTGTTTGATAAATGGAAAGTTCatggcgctgtcaccagccagtgtggctgggaagtggccgttaGAAGTAGCGCTCCAGACCGGGGAGAtgcgacgctgtcaccagcgttTCCTGCTGGGAGGGGGTCGCGGCGGCACGGCAGCGGCGGCTCTGCGGCGGCGGCCTGGTGGTGGCACTGTGGCGGCGACCAGcagcggcggcacggcggcggcggcttgGCGGCGGCTTGGCGGCGGCTTGGCGGCGGCTTGGCGGCGGGGGCTCGGCAGCTGCGGCACGACGGCGGCGGCCTAACACGgagtcaaaataaaaaataaaacggcACCGTAGTGCGTGGGCAAAACAGGATTGCACCAGAAACAAAAAGACCTAAACATAGTTACCTCGGGCCTTCAGACCCTACACCTCCAACCACCATACGGTGCCTGGAGGATACCGAGAAAACTAAGTAAAGTAAATTGGCTGGTGCGTGCAGCCCAAACGAAAATAAAGGAACATAAAAGGGCACCGCAGTGCCAAAcgaactcaaagaaagaaaaaacaaacagcCAGTGAAaacagaaggtgcgacgcctgcagcttTGTGCCTTGCCCTTAAATAAGGGGAGGCACAGCTGCAGCGTGTTCGCACCTAACGAGCTGGCCGGGTATTTACAGCCAGCTCGTTTGtggctctgtaaggcctgtggcgtcagggagagatggtgcattcccctgacgccacaggaCCTAACAAATATGATGCATTACTAACCTATACCttgactactgataataataatcagccACATatcaaacaccagtgtgtttaactgcttgtttattggaatatttaacttattacttagattcacggactggagtgaagttgGTTCAGCCAAATTATCTGAGTCCTCTGCTTTTCCtgtgagtctgctcactcgcctcgtgtacttagcagcagccggACTCAATGGATCGGATTAATTAAGACCTCGGATTCTTGATTCCCGATTCAGTACGAAGCTTAGTagggctgttgtagcctagcggctAAGGTATTAGACTAGAAACCGAAGGGTTGCAGGCAGGGGCGCTTTAATGCacgggcttacctgggcttcagcccaggggccccgaataattgagggccccgattggctgttttattttttatttattttgttatttcggTTAATAAGAATGGGGGGAAGCTTGAtttggtggtttcagttaagcgacgtgaacgttagagctagtatgtgagtgacattcagctcagccaatcagaatgcagcaccaggtttatatatatgtgcgttcggacgttctgcagttagtttagttAGACTCGCTTTATGGTCCCAGCAGagagttcgggttctggaactaGGCGGTATAAAGTgttgtaaataataaagtgctcattgaagtcctgactaaacagttaaagtgactccaccctgtcgtgtgcttttattcccacacctccac
It encodes:
- the LOC134328472 gene encoding B-cell receptor CD22-like; its protein translation is MFGITDAQDGWGVTYTLKSISAEKGSTVIMDCTYTYPPGYKVQTVFWSKELHGDGIEPPDLASDPEYRGVVDAQWVWGVTYTQKSICALKGSTVIMDCTYTYPPGYTVQTVFWSKERLGEGIEPPDLASDPEYRGRVQYIGDKNNKCTLKLTDVTEKDQTMYYFRFLTDKPEGKYENTDGVQLHVTDLQVGGPEEVEEGTAVNLTCETTCRLTDNPTFTWYRNQQQLQTTTTYYHSYYTDLHLWPVKIEDGDPPKNISVSVSPSGEIMEGSSVNLTCSAVSNPPVENYTWYKEQTYKGSGETLTVRNISSEDGGEYKCMTSYKNQFKYSGPVAVKVLYPPKNVSASISPSGEIMEGSSVTLTCSSDAKPAASYQWYKGTSYKETGETFTIHKIRSDESGEYKCLARNEHRDQYSTAVNIDVHYPPRSISVSVELSGEITEGSSVTLTCSAVSNPPVENYTWYKEQTYKGSGETLTVRNISSEDGGEYKCKCSYKNQFKYSGPVAVKVLYPPKRVSVSVSSSAEPDQSGLVNLTCSADADPPVESYVWYKEGGSSAVGSGQSYGARPGESYYCLAQNKLGEQTAAALFITMNGGYSMTVCIAVGVGLCLVAAGFVGFFCWRRKMQMRQKDQRDHKDADADAETYAALDPSSRSSNDEYGTLITAHSSPPDDTYATLDPEYETLTTRIQYLGDTMHDCSMMLRGMVEQDEREYFFVIVLTSEEVHYEGGVYLSVTSKI